In one Canis lupus dingo isolate Sandy chromosome 16, ASM325472v2, whole genome shotgun sequence genomic region, the following are encoded:
- the LOC112645604 gene encoding LOW QUALITY PROTEIN: chloride intracellular channel protein 1-like (The sequence of the model RefSeq protein was modified relative to this genomic sequence to represent the inferred CDS: inserted 1 base in 1 codon), translating to MAEEQPQVELFVKASSDGAKIGNCPFXQRLFMVLWLKGVTFNVTTVDTKRRTKTVQKLCPGGQLPFLLYGTEVHTDTNKIEEFLEAVLCPPRYPKLAALNPESNTAGLNIFAKFSAYIKNSNPALNDNLEKGLLKALKVLDNYLTSPLPEEVDETSAEDEGISQRKFLDGNELTLADCNLLPKLHIVQVVCKKYRGFSIPEVFCGAHRYLRNAYAREEFDDEEIELAYEQVAKALK from the exons ATGGCTGAAGAACAACCTCAGGTTGAACTGTTCGTGAAGGCCAGCAGTGATGGGGCCAAGATTGGAAACTGCCCCT TCCAGAGACTGTTCATGGTACTCTGGCTCAAAGGAGTAACCTTCAACGTAACCACTGTTGACACCAAGAGGCGGACCAAGACAGTACAGAAGCTGTGCCCAGGAGGGCAGCTCCCATTCCTTCTGTACGGCACTGAAGTGCACACAGACACCAACAAGATTGAGGAGTTTCTGGAGGCAGTGCTGTGCCCTCCCAGGTACCCCAAGCTGGCAGCTCTGAACCCTGAATCCAACACGGCTGGGCTGAACATATTTGCCAAATTTTCTGCTTACATCAAGAATTCAAACCCGGCACTCAATGATAATCTGGAGAAGGGGCTCCTGAAAGCCCTGAAAGTTTTAGACAATTACTTGACATCCCCCCTCCCAGAAGAAGTGGATGAGACCAGTGCTGAGGATGAGGGCATCTCACAGAGGAAGTTTCTGGATGGCAATGAGCTCACTCTGGCTGACTGCAACCTCTTGCCAAAACTCCACATAGTACAGGTGGTGTGTAAGAAATACAGGGGATTCTCCATCCCAGAGGTGTTCTGCGGAGCGCATCGGTACTTGCGTAATGCCTATGCTCGGGAAGAGTTTGATGATGAGGAGATCGAGCTGGCTTATGAGCAAGTGGCCAAGGCCCTCAAATAA